A stretch of the Geovibrio thiophilus genome encodes the following:
- the hpf gene encoding ribosome hibernation-promoting factor, HPF/YfiA family, with product MNVQITARNIEITDAIRSYAEKKVAKLEKYFDHITEANVLLEVQKNLHIVEVLITAKGVFMKGLEKSEDLYASIDLSVDKIEKQLIKYKEKLKSKKLMDKEFRAPLKLNVLDVDSFDSNEPRVVVSKDMPVKPMDVEEAVMQMDLLNKTFFVFRNAESGELSVVYRRDDGNIGLIDS from the coding sequence ATGAACGTCCAGATTACTGCAAGAAACATTGAAATTACGGATGCAATAAGAAGCTACGCAGAAAAGAAAGTAGCCAAACTCGAAAAATACTTCGATCACATTACCGAAGCAAACGTTCTTCTGGAGGTTCAGAAAAATCTTCATATAGTGGAAGTGCTTATCACTGCAAAAGGCGTGTTTATGAAAGGGCTGGAGAAGTCCGAGGATCTTTACGCGTCCATAGACCTCTCGGTGGATAAGATAGAAAAGCAGCTTATAAAATATAAAGAAAAACTGAAAAGCAAAAAGCTTATGGATAAAGAGTTCAGGGCTCCCCTCAAGCTTAATGTTCTTGATGTTGACAGCTTTGACAGTAACGAGCCCCGTGTGGTTGTCTCCAAGGACATGCCGGTAAAACCCATGGATGTTGAAGAAGCCGTTATGCAGATGGATCTCCTGAACAAGACCTTTTTTGTTTTCCGCAACGCTGAAAGCGGTGAACTGAGTGTTGTCTACAGAAGGGACGACGGCAATATCGGTCTGATAGACTCCTAG
- a CDS encoding PTS sugar transporter subunit IIC, translated as MTQQILLLAFSGIITVDRAAGFNTMVSRPLVVSVIIGMIFGTVELCFLGGLIFEIIGLVDVPVGTRISRDDSFGAYAFSLVLSYHAVTGMSSFILALMLVIVFTYPVTMSLHICRKLNKRLYLRELGMGDKFNASKLVRLGLLFHFGQGVMVYNLAFVVIYTLYQWFASYLPGNDNFIPYVIFTIIFLSGFLLRFLSGNSYVKYLLFLGGILVGWAVL; from the coding sequence ATGACCCAACAGATTCTGCTGTTAGCGTTTTCGGGGATAATCACTGTGGACAGAGCCGCAGGCTTCAACACTATGGTATCCCGCCCTCTTGTTGTGTCCGTGATCATAGGTATGATATTCGGAACGGTGGAGTTGTGCTTTCTTGGCGGGTTGATCTTTGAAATAATCGGACTGGTGGATGTTCCTGTAGGCACAAGGATTTCCAGAGACGACAGCTTCGGGGCATACGCTTTTTCTCTCGTTTTGTCCTACCACGCCGTGACGGGGATGAGCAGCTTTATCCTTGCTCTGATGCTTGTTATAGTGTTTACATACCCTGTTACAATGTCGCTGCATATATGCAGAAAGCTCAACAAGAGACTTTATCTCAGAGAGCTTGGCATGGGGGATAAATTCAACGCCTCCAAGCTGGTTAGGCTGGGGCTTCTGTTTCACTTCGGACAGGGGGTTATGGTTTATAATCTCGCCTTTGTTGTTATCTACACACTTTACCAGTGGTTTGCCTCGTATCTTCCCGGTAATGACAACTTTATCCCCTATGTAATTTTTACAATCATATTCCTCTCGGGCTTTCTGCTCCGCTTTCTTTCCGGCAACAGTTATGTGAAATACCTGCTGTTTCTCGGCGGGATTCTGGTCGGCTGGGCGGTCTTATGA
- a CDS encoding PTS system mannose/fructose/sorbose family transporter subunit IID: MKSLVTLFKSLFYHAGLNHENMQGTGFYYLLKDAAKRNGMEIDEKCLESQRKYFNTHPFLVNFILGMWLTEYKNGSDPETFKKAYSSAFGALGDSFFWHSLRPFSFVFAAITGTFDPFLGVMVYLLTFNLFHLTFLFTGYSLGMELGRDVIVWFNRIGFNKWPEHFDLISVFFLGVFLSYMFKTGAEISVDIFFIAAGYLAMGLILAKKLDITLGLMINLILSGIIFFQLGV, encoded by the coding sequence ATGAAAAGTCTGGTTACTCTTTTCAAAAGTCTTTTTTACCATGCCGGACTTAACCACGAAAATATGCAGGGGACAGGCTTCTATTACCTGCTGAAAGACGCGGCAAAACGCAACGGTATGGAGATTGACGAAAAATGTCTTGAAAGCCAGCGCAAATATTTTAATACTCATCCGTTTCTGGTAAACTTCATTCTCGGCATGTGGCTGACGGAATATAAAAACGGTTCGGATCCGGAGACTTTCAAAAAGGCGTATTCCTCCGCTTTCGGTGCACTGGGCGACAGCTTCTTCTGGCATTCTCTGCGTCCGTTTTCTTTTGTATTCGCCGCTATCACGGGTACATTTGATCCGTTTCTGGGAGTAATGGTTTACCTGCTTACTTTCAATCTGTTCCACCTTACATTTCTTTTCACGGGCTACAGCCTCGGCATGGAGCTGGGGCGTGATGTAATAGTGTGGTTCAACCGTATAGGCTTCAATAAGTGGCCTGAACATTTTGATCTTATAAGCGTCTTTTTTTTAGGCGTTTTTCTTTCGTATATGTTTAAAACCGGCGCTGAAATAAGCGTGGATATTTTCTTTATTGCCGCCGGCTATCTCGCTATGGGGCTTATTCTGGCAAAAAAGCTGGATATAACCCTAGGGCTCATGATCAATCTGATTCTGAGCGGCATAATATTTTTTCAATTGGGAGTCTAA
- a CDS encoding HPr family phosphocarrier protein — protein MQLLNKKLEIVNELGLHARAAANLVKVAEKFSCDIKVKKDGFEVNGKSIMGLMMLAAQKGSFIEIIANGTDADEAVCAIENLVADRFGEGK, from the coding sequence ATGCAGTTACTTAACAAAAAGCTGGAAATTGTAAATGAACTCGGACTGCATGCCAGAGCGGCAGCGAACCTTGTTAAGGTTGCGGAGAAGTTTTCCTGCGATATTAAAGTGAAGAAGGACGGCTTTGAGGTAAACGGAAAAAGCATCATGGGGCTTATGATGCTTGCGGCGCAGAAGGGCAGCTTTATCGAGATCATCGCAAACGGCACCGACGCTGACGAAGCGGTATGCGCCATTGAGAATCTTGTCGCAGACAGGTTCGGTGAGGGGAAATGA
- the rapZ gene encoding RNase adapter RapZ yields MQRVSLVVLTGLSGAGKSRAADVLEDLGYYTVDNFPPQLLEKFLELIFNFNMDVSKVALVIDIRSRNSVKASEVISLLKNNYGAKVLFIEADNATLIKRYKETRRTHPLGSNLPEAIDTERESLREIRETADIVIDTSRKTVHELARQVESYFMDDDSAQLSITVQSFGFKYGVPEDSDLLFDVRFLKNPHFEDDLREKTGREKVVQDYVFSDEKTGIYIEKIKDMLNFLIPNYLTEGKRFLTVSVGCTGGKHRSVAIAENLSKYLKETTKFKIITKHRDMDR; encoded by the coding sequence GTGCAGAGAGTTTCTCTGGTTGTTCTGACCGGACTTTCCGGCGCGGGTAAGTCGCGTGCGGCGGATGTTCTGGAAGATCTCGGCTATTACACAGTGGACAATTTTCCTCCTCAGCTTCTTGAAAAATTCCTTGAGCTTATCTTTAATTTTAACATGGATGTTTCCAAGGTTGCCCTTGTAATAGACATACGCAGCAGAAACAGCGTTAAGGCTTCCGAGGTTATTTCGCTCCTTAAAAACAATTACGGGGCAAAGGTGCTTTTCATAGAGGCGGACAACGCAACGCTTATCAAACGCTACAAAGAGACAAGACGCACCCATCCGCTGGGCTCAAATCTGCCCGAAGCGATTGACACCGAGAGGGAAAGTCTCAGGGAGATAAGGGAAACAGCGGATATTGTCATAGATACCTCACGCAAAACAGTGCATGAGCTTGCCCGTCAGGTGGAGTCCTACTTCATGGACGATGATTCCGCGCAGCTCAGCATAACTGTTCAGTCCTTCGGTTTTAAATACGGTGTGCCTGAGGATTCCGACCTGCTTTTTGATGTCCGTTTCCTGAAAAACCCTCACTTCGAGGATGACCTCAGGGAAAAGACAGGACGGGAAAAAGTGGTTCAGGATTATGTGTTTTCAGATGAAAAAACTGGAATTTATATTGAAAAAATTAAAGATATGCTGAATTTTCTCATTCCAAACTATCTTACAGAAGGAAAAAGATTCTTAACCGTATCAGTAGGGTGCACAGGCGGTAAACACAGATCCGTGGCTATTGCCGAAAATCTATCGAAATATCTGAAAGAAACGACTAAATTTAAAATTATAACTAAGCACAGAGATATGGACAGGTGA
- the lptB gene encoding LPS export ABC transporter ATP-binding protein encodes MGLSAENLRKVYKKRAVVDGISLKVSKGEVVGLLGPNGAGKTTTFYMLTGIVKPDGGSVHLNGKDITRSPIHERSRAGIGYLPQEPSVFRKLSVYENIYAALELKNSDKSLIKETTERLIREFGLEKVRDSQGYSLSGGERRRVEIARCISAEPDVIMLDEPFSGIDPISVSDIQKMIFALKEMGLGVLITDHNVRETLKITDRAYIVADGKILCHGSPQEIVNNEEVISRYLGEGFEI; translated from the coding sequence TTGGGACTTTCTGCGGAAAACCTGCGTAAGGTTTATAAAAAGCGTGCCGTTGTGGACGGAATCTCGCTTAAGGTTTCCAAAGGCGAGGTAGTGGGGCTTCTCGGTCCGAACGGAGCCGGGAAAACCACCACCTTCTACATGCTCACCGGCATAGTCAAGCCGGACGGCGGAAGTGTGCACCTCAACGGCAAGGACATAACAAGAAGCCCCATACACGAGCGCAGCAGGGCGGGCATAGGCTATCTTCCGCAGGAACCTTCTGTTTTCAGAAAGCTCAGTGTTTATGAAAACATATACGCAGCGCTTGAACTGAAAAACAGTGATAAATCTCTGATAAAAGAGACAACAGAAAGACTGATCCGCGAGTTCGGGCTTGAGAAAGTGCGGGATTCGCAGGGCTATTCCCTTTCCGGAGGAGAGAGAAGAAGGGTGGAGATAGCGCGCTGCATATCCGCTGAACCCGATGTTATAATGCTTGATGAGCCTTTTTCGGGTATAGATCCTATATCCGTATCGGATATACAGAAGATGATTTTTGCTCTGAAGGAGATGGGTCTCGGCGTTCTGATAACTGATCACAACGTGCGTGAGACTCTTAAGATAACCGACAGGGCTTATATTGTAGCGGACGGAAAAATACTCTGCCACGGCTCCCCACAGGAGATTGTGAACAATGAAGAGGTTATCAGCCGCTACCTTGGTGAGGGCTTTGAAATCTGA
- the ptsP gene encoding phosphoenolpyruvate--protein phosphotransferase — MKIYKGIGSSEGVSIGKCYLLDRLKVSFQKRRIEPHETDGECARLDSAVADATAYIEKVREMGKDSYSESHSMIFDVYLMLLRDEMLIGKSKELVRNSLVNAEQALHSTGRELSRVFQRADDEYLRERGNDVVHIVQKLMRFLTGEGYDILEQVEENSVVVSHDLSPSDTTHILKKKIKGFATDLGSKISHTSILARSLGLPAVVGLEDISKVAESGDIIILDGFEGVVIIDPDAETLEKYTVKEKRYRDYITSLENLRDTEVRTADGVDVYLYSNVELNDEIHLSNLNNASGVGLYRTEYIYLQHGDVSEEQQFQILKEAVELNGGKPTTIRTFDLGGEKLSEEMPHPKEQNPVMGLRAVRYSLRFREFFIRQLRAILRASVYGEIKIMFPMISGLHEYRKVREVYESAKKSLRAEGVPFAENIKLGIMVELPSIAIISGLIAREVDFMSVGTNDLIQYTLGIDRNNEYVAYLYKPAHPAILTLLNTIITAARKEGIDCSVCGEIAGEPRYIPILLGLGYRQLSMSPAHILRAKKLIKQLKAHDCEHLVADLMKCDTSILAEEKVTSFVERQGEGIFFS, encoded by the coding sequence ATGAAGATCTACAAGGGCATAGGCTCGTCCGAAGGGGTATCCATAGGCAAATGTTACCTCCTTGACCGCCTGAAGGTCAGCTTTCAGAAACGCAGGATAGAGCCGCACGAGACAGACGGCGAATGCGCGCGGCTTGACTCAGCCGTGGCTGACGCTACCGCTTATATTGAAAAAGTGCGTGAAATGGGCAAGGACAGCTATTCCGAAAGCCATTCCATGATTTTCGACGTTTACCTGATGCTCCTTCGCGATGAAATGCTCATCGGCAAAAGCAAAGAGCTTGTCAGGAACAGTCTGGTAAATGCCGAACAGGCTCTGCACTCAACTGGAAGAGAACTCAGCAGAGTTTTTCAGCGTGCTGACGATGAATATCTCCGTGAGCGGGGGAACGATGTTGTCCACATAGTGCAGAAGCTCATGCGCTTTCTCACAGGTGAAGGGTACGACATTCTTGAACAGGTTGAGGAAAATTCCGTGGTTGTTTCCCACGACCTTTCCCCGTCTGACACTACGCATATTCTCAAGAAAAAAATAAAGGGATTCGCCACGGATCTGGGCAGCAAGATCTCCCATACCTCAATCCTTGCCCGCTCTCTCGGACTGCCCGCCGTTGTCGGGCTTGAGGACATATCAAAGGTTGCCGAAAGCGGCGATATAATCATCCTAGACGGCTTTGAAGGGGTGGTGATAATCGACCCTGACGCCGAAACCCTTGAAAAATACACTGTAAAGGAAAAACGCTACCGTGATTACATCACCTCTCTTGAAAATCTCCGTGATACAGAGGTCCGCACTGCTGACGGAGTGGATGTCTACCTCTATTCAAATGTTGAGCTTAATGACGAAATCCATCTTTCCAACCTGAACAACGCCTCCGGTGTGGGACTTTACAGAACGGAGTATATCTATCTCCAGCACGGGGACGTTTCAGAGGAGCAGCAGTTTCAGATATTGAAAGAGGCCGTGGAGCTCAACGGGGGGAAGCCGACAACTATCAGGACATTTGATCTCGGCGGGGAAAAGCTCTCCGAGGAGATGCCCCACCCGAAGGAGCAGAACCCTGTAATGGGGCTGCGCGCCGTGCGTTATTCCCTCCGTTTCAGGGAATTTTTTATCAGGCAGCTCAGGGCGATTCTGCGTGCCTCAGTGTACGGAGAGATAAAGATAATGTTCCCCATGATCTCCGGTCTGCACGAATACCGCAAGGTGCGTGAGGTTTACGAATCAGCCAAAAAATCACTCAGAGCCGAAGGCGTGCCGTTTGCGGAGAATATAAAGCTCGGCATAATGGTTGAACTTCCCTCCATAGCCATAATCAGCGGTCTGATAGCCCGTGAGGTGGATTTCATGAGTGTGGGCACCAATGACCTCATCCAGTACACCCTCGGAATAGACCGCAACAACGAATACGTGGCTTATTTGTATAAGCCTGCGCATCCGGCTATACTCACTCTTCTGAACACGATAATAACCGCCGCCAGAAAAGAGGGGATAGACTGCTCTGTCTGCGGCGAGATAGCCGGCGAACCGAGATATATTCCTATACTCTTGGGACTGGGCTACAGACAGCTCAGCATGAGCCCCGCCCATATACTCAGGGCTAAGAAGCTGATTAAGCAGCTTAAGGCTCATGACTGCGAGCATCTCGTGGCTGATCTTATGAAGTGCGATACCTCTATATTGGCGGAAGAGAAGGTCACCTCCTTTGTCGAAAGGCAGGGAGAGGGTATTTTCTTCTCCTGA
- a CDS encoding PTS sugar transporter subunit IIA has protein sequence MMVGIVLVTHGRFGEELKKSAEMILGSQEGVETISMEYGSSLADVADEIEKMIARYEDSGAIVFTDMFGGSPSNVAMAYLGSKNVEVVSGVNLPMLIKALGLRRENKSIRVMCNECADSARQSIIVAGELLKETS, from the coding sequence ATGATGGTCGGAATAGTTCTTGTAACACACGGCAGGTTCGGTGAAGAGCTTAAAAAAAGCGCGGAAATGATTTTGGGCTCTCAGGAAGGTGTTGAGACGATTTCCATGGAGTACGGTTCCTCTCTGGCGGATGTAGCCGATGAAATAGAAAAAATGATCGCCAGATATGAGGATTCGGGCGCCATAGTGTTCACCGATATGTTCGGCGGCAGCCCCTCCAATGTGGCTATGGCTTATCTCGGCTCAAAAAATGTCGAGGTGGTTTCGGGCGTTAATCTCCCCATGCTTATCAAGGCTCTGGGGCTGAGACGCGAGAATAAATCGATCAGGGTAATGTGCAACGAATGCGCGGATTCCGCGAGACAGAGCATAATCGTTGCCGGAGAGCTTTTAAAAGAGACATCATGA
- the rpoN gene encoding RNA polymerase factor sigma-54 — MVSGKLNIGLQTKLSQKLLITPQMKQSLNILQMPITELVQELNTYLEENPVLEEIQEGEEKSAEELKNEENFEDDLLKVDWDELYRDNEELQYNPSSDEGYDFEKFIGRTDNLCDHLMFQLKIMGLGTEAENIGEYIIGNLSEDGFFRLPCSEVAEHFGCPEKQVEAVLEIIKGFEPSGIASSNLRECICRQLEDFGTEEVYMELVAELLENYEEELINFKYADIMKSIGIEQDTFEYLLFLIRKTDPKPGLSFQKGENRHVTPDVYIARKGDDFDVVLNEDGMPSLRTSAYYMRLLKSANVDEKAKAYLEEKIKGAVWLIKSLNKRQKAIYRVVKAIIDAQKPFFLGSVRHLSPLKLKDIAEVTELHESTVSRVTSGKYAMTEHGVMELKSFFVKGLDTADGDMSTDRVKDMIKGIIDEEPADSPHSDQKIVEILQKKGIKIARRTVAKYRDELNIPTKSQRKKTGR; from the coding sequence ATGGTATCCGGAAAGCTTAATATCGGTCTTCAGACAAAACTTTCACAGAAGCTTCTGATCACTCCTCAGATGAAGCAGTCTCTGAACATCCTTCAGATGCCTATTACCGAACTGGTGCAGGAGCTTAACACATATCTTGAGGAAAACCCCGTGCTTGAGGAGATTCAGGAAGGGGAGGAAAAATCCGCTGAGGAGCTTAAGAACGAGGAAAACTTCGAGGATGATCTCCTTAAGGTTGACTGGGATGAGCTTTACCGTGATAACGAGGAGCTCCAGTATAATCCGTCAAGCGATGAAGGCTACGATTTTGAAAAATTCATCGGCAGAACGGACAACCTCTGTGACCACCTGATGTTTCAGCTTAAGATCATGGGACTGGGAACGGAAGCGGAGAATATAGGCGAATACATTATAGGGAACCTGTCCGAGGACGGTTTTTTCAGGCTGCCCTGTTCGGAGGTCGCCGAGCATTTCGGCTGTCCGGAGAAACAGGTTGAGGCTGTTTTGGAGATCATCAAGGGGTTTGAGCCTTCTGGAATAGCCAGCTCAAACCTGCGTGAATGTATCTGCCGCCAGCTTGAGGATTTCGGAACGGAAGAAGTTTATATGGAGCTTGTCGCCGAACTCCTTGAAAACTACGAAGAAGAACTGATAAACTTTAAGTATGCCGATATAATGAAGAGTATCGGCATCGAACAGGACACTTTTGAGTATCTCCTTTTTTTAATAAGAAAGACAGACCCCAAACCCGGGCTTTCTTTTCAGAAAGGGGAGAACAGACATGTTACCCCCGATGTGTACATAGCCCGTAAGGGCGATGATTTTGACGTTGTCCTCAATGAGGACGGAATGCCCTCACTGCGCACAAGCGCCTACTACATGCGCCTGCTGAAAAGCGCCAATGTGGATGAAAAAGCGAAGGCGTACCTTGAGGAGAAGATTAAAGGCGCCGTATGGCTGATAAAAAGCCTTAACAAGCGCCAGAAAGCCATATACCGTGTGGTGAAGGCGATAATCGATGCGCAGAAGCCGTTCTTTCTCGGTTCGGTGAGGCATCTCAGCCCGCTGAAGCTGAAAGACATTGCGGAGGTCACCGAGCTTCACGAATCCACAGTGAGCAGAGTTACTTCCGGCAAGTACGCCATGACGGAGCACGGGGTCATGGAGCTGAAGTCCTTCTTCGTGAAAGGGCTGGACACGGCAGACGGCGACATGTCCACCGACAGGGTGAAGGATATGATTAAAGGGATCATTGATGAAGAGCCCGCTGACAGTCCCCACAGCGATCAGAAAATTGTGGAAATTTTGCAGAAAAAAGGTATAAAAATTGCACGGCGAACCGTTGCGAAATATAGAGATGAGTTAAATATACCCACCAAATCTCAGAGAAAAAAAACCGGGAGGTAG
- the pgsA gene encoding CDP-diacylglycerol--glycerol-3-phosphate 3-phosphatidyltransferase — protein MNKAQRELNPANLLTALRIISVPVFLAFLYFDKPLLNVIACAVYTVFAATDYVDGYIARKYNMVTDLGKILDPVADKIFVAATMIALVEMGRLEGFILMIILTRDFAVGALRNLAASKGIIIAAGGAGKWKTGFQMTGVGCIIFKNSLFGLNVHLVGTILVYISLIFSLYSAWEYFRGYYKPSDEKSKP, from the coding sequence ATGAATAAAGCCCAGCGTGAGCTGAACCCCGCTAACCTTCTTACGGCACTGAGAATTATCTCAGTTCCTGTTTTTCTCGCTTTTCTCTATTTTGATAAGCCGCTGCTGAACGTGATCGCATGCGCGGTGTATACTGTTTTCGCCGCGACTGACTATGTGGACGGCTACATAGCCAGAAAATACAACATGGTTACTGACCTCGGTAAAATCCTTGATCCTGTGGCGGATAAGATTTTTGTCGCAGCCACCATGATCGCTCTCGTAGAGATGGGCAGGCTTGAGGGCTTCATACTGATGATAATCCTCACCCGTGATTTTGCCGTGGGCGCTCTGCGTAACCTCGCAGCCAGCAAAGGGATTATAATAGCCGCGGGCGGCGCCGGAAAATGGAAAACAGGCTTCCAGATGACAGGTGTGGGCTGTATCATATTCAAAAACAGTCTTTTCGGCTTGAACGTGCATCTCGTGGGAACAATACTGGTCTATATATCACTGATATTCTCGCTGTATTCAGCATGGGAATATTTCAGAGGTTATTACAAACCGTCTGATGAAAAAAGTAAGCCTTAG
- the hprK gene encoding HPr(Ser) kinase/phosphatase, protein MDKMPVSDLLSAGAKHIGLRLLHGKKQTHEHFITSHRIQKPGLALAGFTEYLHEGRIQILGNTEITYLWTLPPKQRKAAADNLMQHEICCFIVTKNLKIPKEFLAAVQECGVPLFKTKLLSSKAIELITDFLEERLAPETNVHGVLMDVYGIGVLIMGRSGIGKSECAVELVKRGHRLVADDIVTIKKRYDTLVGMSNDILRHHIEVRGLGILNIKDMFGVTAIRMRKKIELVIEFVDWDQVGSCDRIGLEKKFYETLDIKTPMTVLPITAGRNMAVIVEVAARNQLLKVMGYDSAKDFSDNLLNKMNPKRKKNGAAAGDILSFKNIPKKGEE, encoded by the coding sequence ATGGATAAAATGCCTGTTTCCGATCTGCTTTCTGCCGGAGCAAAGCACATAGGGCTCAGGCTCCTCCACGGCAAAAAGCAGACTCACGAACACTTCATAACCAGCCACCGCATTCAAAAGCCCGGGCTGGCTCTGGCTGGTTTTACCGAATACCTCCACGAGGGTCGGATACAGATTCTCGGCAATACTGAAATAACCTATCTCTGGACACTGCCGCCGAAGCAGCGAAAAGCCGCGGCGGATAACCTTATGCAGCATGAAATCTGCTGCTTCATCGTTACTAAAAACTTAAAAATACCGAAAGAGTTCCTCGCCGCAGTGCAGGAATGCGGTGTACCGCTGTTTAAGACCAAGCTTCTCAGCTCCAAGGCAATAGAGCTCATAACCGATTTCCTTGAGGAAAGATTAGCGCCGGAAACAAATGTCCACGGGGTTCTTATGGATGTTTACGGAATAGGCGTGCTTATCATGGGCAGAAGCGGCATAGGCAAGAGCGAGTGCGCCGTGGAGCTTGTCAAACGGGGGCACAGGCTCGTTGCGGACGATATTGTCACCATAAAGAAGCGTTACGACACCCTTGTGGGCATGAGCAACGACATACTCCGTCACCATATTGAAGTCCGCGGGCTGGGCATACTCAACATAAAAGACATGTTCGGCGTGACTGCTATCCGCATGCGCAAAAAGATTGAGCTTGTGATAGAGTTTGTGGACTGGGATCAGGTGGGAAGCTGCGACCGCATAGGGCTTGAAAAGAAATTCTATGAAACCCTCGATATAAAAACACCCATGACGGTTCTGCCCATAACTGCGGGAAGAAATATGGCGGTGATTGTCGAAGTGGCGGCGAGAAACCAGCTTCTTAAGGTTATGGGATATGATTCCGCCAAGGATTTTTCGGATAATCTGCTCAATAAAATGAACCCTAAAAGAAAAAAGAATGGCGCCGCTGCCGGCGATATATTATCCTTTAAGAATATTCCTAAAAAGGGGGAAGAGTAG
- a CDS encoding PTS sugar transporter subunit IIA: MNLSDYIDGERVILSLSSQDKDSAIREMVSFLDGKNALSDAESALKALFEREKLGSTGVGEEIAIPHAKLAIDDLVMLMAFSEGLPFQSADGKDVKILFLVLAPEKQMNLHLKTLAKISRLVKATDFRDRVLGAKSAQEVCLILREEEQKL, translated from the coding sequence ATGAATCTTTCCGATTACATAGACGGGGAGAGGGTAATCCTCTCCCTTTCTTCTCAGGATAAGGATTCCGCAATCAGAGAAATGGTGAGCTTTCTGGACGGAAAGAATGCCCTTAGCGATGCGGAATCGGCTCTTAAGGCACTTTTTGAAAGAGAAAAGCTCGGAAGCACAGGGGTAGGGGAGGAGATAGCCATCCCCCACGCCAAGCTTGCCATTGACGATCTTGTAATGCTTATGGCTTTCAGCGAAGGCTTGCCCTTTCAGTCCGCTGACGGTAAAGATGTGAAGATACTCTTTCTCGTTCTCGCTCCGGAAAAGCAGATGAACCTCCACCTGAAAACGCTGGCGAAAATCAGCAGACTGGTGAAAGCCACCGATTTCAGGGACAGGGTGCTCGGGGCGAAAAGCGCTCAAGAGGTCTGCCTCATTCTCCGTGAAGAGGAACAGAAGCTTTAA
- a CDS encoding PTS system mannose/fructose/N-acetylgalactosamine-transporter subunit IIB — translation MKKIIFRVDDRLIHGQVIEGWVKYYKIHRIMVVSDRIAGDSLQRMIYQSALPSGCTLEIMNVEQFISSFEKLKAVKDYTLVLMESVEDLARCTDLIDNDVYVNIGCVACREHKVEVSNTVFLDLDEIEQVCSIRDTVEVYIHKVPWEPSVEIRNFSKLLKGGL, via the coding sequence ATGAAGAAAATAATTTTTCGTGTTGATGACAGACTTATACACGGTCAGGTGATTGAAGGCTGGGTCAAGTATTACAAAATCCACCGGATTATGGTTGTCAGCGACCGCATAGCCGGAGACAGCCTTCAGCGCATGATTTATCAGAGTGCGCTCCCTTCGGGCTGCACCCTTGAGATTATGAATGTGGAACAGTTCATCTCTTCATTTGAAAAACTGAAAGCTGTGAAGGACTACACCCTCGTTCTCATGGAATCGGTGGAGGATCTGGCACGCTGTACCGACTTAATAGACAATGATGTTTATGTGAATATAGGCTGCGTCGCCTGTCGTGAGCACAAGGTGGAGGTCTCCAACACCGTGTTTCTCGATCTGGACGAGATTGAGCAGGTCTGTTCCATCCGTGACACGGTGGAAGTGTATATTCACAAGGTTCCTTGGGAACCAAGCGTTGAAATAAGAAACTTTTCAAAACTCCTGAAAGGCGGGTTATGA